Genomic segment of Iocasia fonsfrigidae:
AATGCTGCTGGTTTAAGATTACATTATTTAAGCAGAGATGGGGAAGAGGGTTATCCGGGTAACCTGGATGTAAATATAAACTATTTATTGACTAATGAGAATACACTCCGGATTGAATATCAGGGAGAAACAGACCAGGCTACACCAATTAATTTAACCCAGCATAGTTATTTTAATCTTAAGGGTGAAGGAGAGGGTGATATACTGGGCCATTTCGCCTACATAAATGCCGATAATTATACCCCAGTAGATGAGGGTTTGATACCTACTGGAGAGATTGCTGGTGTTAGTGATACTCCCTTTGATTTCAGGAAGACAAAGAAAATAGTTGAGGATATTAATCAAGCAGATCAACAATTAGAGTATGGTGGGGGATATGACCATAACTATGTTTTAAATGGAGAAAGTGGTGAATTGACAATAGCTGCCCAGGTTTATGATGAGGAAAGCAGAAGACAGTTAGAAGTATGGACAACTGAACCGGGTATGCAGTTCTATACAGGTAATGCCCTGGATGGGAGTCTTGTTGGTAAAAAAGGTAAGGCCTATCAAAAGAACAGTGGTTTCTGCCTGGAGACACAACATTATCCGGATTCCCCTAATCAGGATAATTTTCCTGACACAATCTTAAGGCCGGGAGAAAAGTATCAGACAATAACCGAGTTCCGTTTTAGTATTAGATAAAATTTAGTATTTATTTTAATAAAACAACCTAAAATTCCCTTTGTTGTTATAAGAGGGATTTTAGGTTATTTTAAATTGTGGATAACTTTAAAGACCGACCAGTATATTTACTTACCTTGTCGTGCACTATGGCGTCCTGCCTTCGTTACTGTCGAGAAATTGTCTTCCGGCGTCCATGCCTCCAGACAATTTCTAGAGTCGTCCAGTAAATATATTGGTCTGGTTTATTATAATGAGTAGTTAACTTTGAGTGAAAAGTGGTTCTAAGAAAAAATTAATAATTAGTGATTTAGTCTGGGTAGCGGAGCCATTTTGTTCAAGTTTAGGAAATTATGCAATTTTGAAATTGTGGATAACTTTGAAGACCGACAAATATATTTGTCTGGTTAGTAGTTTGCTGATTAACTATGGGTAATAAATAGTTTGAGTTAAGAAAGTTGATGTTTTGATTAAGTCTGGGTGGCGTAGCCATTTTGTTCACTATTATTAATAGTGTTATAGTCAGGTTGACAGCTCTTTTAACAGTGTATATCATAATATATAGGGACAAAGTAGTATTAAAACTATAGATATAGGGGGAGATAAGATGGGTAAAAGTAAGGTCTGGTTTATTCCAGTTGAAAAAGGGGATAGTCCAGGTGATATTGATAGTAAAGTTATTAGGCTATTTGAAACTGCTGTAAAGGATTATAGCTTGATAGCAAAAGATGATTTTGTGGCAATGAAGATACATTTTGGGGAAAGGGATAATATTGGCTATGTTAAACCAGATTATTTAAAAACCCTGGTCAGCAGGATAAAGGATAGTGGGGGTAAACCATTTTTTACTGATACTAATACCCTTTATAAGGGACAGAGGTCTAATTCTGTTGACCACCTTATTCAGGCTTATCAACATGGTTTTACACTGGACAAGATTGATGCCCCTGTCATCATAGCTGATGGACTGATGTCCAAGAATTTTTCCAGGGTTGAGATAGCAGGCAAACATTTTGAGGCAGTAAATATTGCTAATGACATATTACATAGTGATGTATTGATTGGTATCTCTCATTTGACCGGACATGTCGGTGCCTGTATGGGTGCTTCCATAAAAAATATAGGTATGGGCTGTGCCTCCAGGAGTGGGAAACAGGTACAACATGCTGATGTGAATCCTTCTGTTTCGGCTGATGATTGTACAGCATGTGGCCAGTGTGTTAAATGGTGCCCGGTTGAGGCCATCAAGATTATAGATGGGAATGCAGTGATAGATTATGAAAAGTGTTATGGTTGTGCAGAATGTATAACCACCTGTAGTTTTGATGCTATAGCTGTTTCATGGGCTGGAACAAGTAAGGCCCTGCAGGAAAAGATGGCTGAATATGCTCTGGGAGTAATTAAAGATAAGAGGGATAAGTCACTCTTTTTTAATTTTTTGATTCACATTAGCAAAGGTTGTGATTGTCTGGGGGATGCCCAGGATGCGGTGATTGAGGATATTGGCATCCTCTTATCAGTTGACCCACTCGCAGTTGATCAGGCTTCAGTTGATCTACTAAATGAAAGGGCAGAGAAGGATTTTCTAAAGGAATTATGGAGTGAATCAGGTCTGGATTATAGACAGCAACTAAACCATGCAGCAGCAATAGGGTTAGGCAGCAGGGAGTATAAGTTAATTGAACTTTAGTTCCTTTCCTTTATTTACCTACAGGCTATTGAGTATTTAAGTAGAATTTACTTATATAAGCGTCTTGCATAATTGATTGTTCCCAGCTAAAAACTTCGCAACGAATTTAGTTTTAGCCAATTATGGACTGTTCTAAACTCCCTACGGTCAAACAACAGAACAGTCTCTTTCATAATTGTCTTTACTAAATTCTGCTCTGTTTTAATCAGCTGGATAACAATTCAATTATGCAAAAGGTTCATTATGAAAGGGTCTTATATATAACTCTATAGTCTGTAGGTGAATTTTTTATGTTTAGGTTTATTTCCTGTTTATTAATAGTGCTGGTTTTTTTTGTGTTTTCTATGGGGACATATAATCAGGCCTATGCATTGGATAAAGAGATTAAAGAAGAGGTAATAAAGACAGTAAAAATTGCTGCAGTAATGTATTTAATAAGCAGAGCAAGTGATCTGTTCAGTGATTCAGCAGATGATAAGATAAATGGAGATGTATTACAAGAAGATAAGCAAGTAGTAACAAGCAGTAGTAATAGTATGAGTCTTGATGATAAGGTAATTGTTATTGACCCGGGACATGGTGGTTCAGATCCAGGAGCTATTGGTGTTCAGGGTTTAAAAGAGAAAGATATAAATTTGGATATTGCTTTAAGGTTATATGAGCTATTAAATAATAAAACCAAGGCTGAGATTTATTTAACCAGGGACTCAGATAAGTTTGTTTCTCTTAATGAGAGGTCTTCCTTTGCCAGGAGTATCAATGCTGATATATATCTTAGTATTCATAATAATGCTGATGACACTGGTTGGCAGCATGGGACTGAGACCTATGCGTATTATACTACTGCTAAAGAAACCTGGGCACTTGCCTGGTATATTCACAAAAACATAGTAGATAAGCTGGGTTTTCTGGATAGGGGGTTAAAGGCAGATAATTTTCATGTAATTCGTGAAACTCCAGGTATAAATTCAATCTTGTTGGAGATAGGATTTTTATCAAATAAAGAAGAAGAGGCTATTTTAAAGAAAGATATTACTAGAGAACGGGCTGCTGCTGCTATTTATGAAGGTATTGTTGAATATTTTACTAATTAATAATTAGATGAAAGGCTAATAATAATAGTAATATTAAAAATGAAGGATGATTAAAATATGGAAAAGAACCGTTTAATTCACTATAAAAAACTATTACTCAAGGCAAAAAGTGAGCTGGAAGCTGGTTTGGAACTTATGTCAAATGAAGAAAAAAAGAGTTTAAAAGAATCTACTGGTGAACTTTCATCATATGATAATCACCCTGCTGACCAGGCCTCAAATACCTATGGCCGGGAATTAGACCGGGGAATCAGGGATAATTCACTTACATTATTGACCGAGGTGAATGATGCTTTAGCCAAGGTGGAAGAGGGTCGTTATGGTATCTGTCAAAGGTGTGGTGAAGAAATTAAAGAATTCCGCCTTGAGGTAGTACCCCAGACCAGTTTTTGCGAGAAATGCAAGGGGATTGAAGAAAATGAAGGTGTGCGTAGACGGCCCCTGGCTGAGGCTACTATTTTTCCACCTTTTGGACATGGTTTTAATGATGATAATGATCAGGTAGAATATGATGCTGAAGACTGCTGGCAGGACCTTGCTCAATATGGTAGTTCTGATTCCCCTCAGGATAATCCAGCAGAATTAGTTGGTGATCAATCAGATAAACAGACATATACTGACTCTGATGAAATAGTAGGCTCAGTTGGTATTGAAGATTCTATCTTCGATGATGAAATTGATGATCTAGAGGAAAGTGATGATGAAAAGACTACTTTTACTGGTAGTGCTGCCTCTAATGAGAGAAAAATGTAGTAGCAAGTCTCCCTTTTTTACATATGATGTGAAAAGGGGTGAGGATAATTGCCAGTTAGAAGAAGGGAGCCTGGTTTAAGAACAACCCGTGGTATAGCAGAGGTGTTTGAGGACCTGGCTACAGAAGTAACTGTTGAAATACTGGTTTATGAAGACTTTCTTGATCTCAATCCACAGGTAAGGGAGTTCCCTAATCTGAGTCCAAATAATTCTATACCGGTTTTACGGGATGAGGTCAGGGATGTTCAGGAATAGAAATAAATATTTTTTGTTTTGGGAATAACCAGAGTGGTTATTCCTATTTTTTTACTTTTTAAATATTCCGTATAATTTATCTAAGATAATAAGAAAATAAACTAGGTATAAATAAGTAAGGAGGAATTCTATGGCCAGAGAGAAATCGTATAGAGATGTTCTGGATGGTAGGGTCAGTATTCATGATTCTGTTCAGGAGATGTATGAAAAGAGATTATCAGATGGTAAGATGAGCAATGTCTTTGATCGTTTTGATGCCCAGGAGAAAATCAGGTGTAATTTTTGTGTAGAAGGGGTTAGCTGTCAACTATGTACAGGTGGTCCCTGTCGGATCTCTGAAAAAGCAGGTGCAGAGAGGGGAACATGTGGTATTGACCCTGATGCGATGGCGATGAGGGATATGTTGCTCAGGAATGTAATGGGTACTGGTACATATACACATCATGCCTATAATGCCTTTAGAACCTTAAAAGCAACTGCTGAGGGTAAAACCCCCTTTTCAATCGTAGATGAGCAAAAACTAAGGGATATGGCAGCCACAGTTGATGTTGATAATACAGGTTCAAAGGAAGAGGTAGCCTTGGGGCTGGCTGGTACTATGATTGACCAGCTTTCATCAGGTTATGAAGGACCTACAATGATGGTTGATAAATATGCCCCTAAATACAGAAAAAAGAAATGGAAAGATACAGGGCTTTATCCATCAGGGGTATTTCATGAAATAAAGGATTCTACAGCCAGTTGTTTAACAAATGTTGATGGTTATTATGTATCTATGGCCAAAAAGGCTTTGCGTCTTGGTATTGCAACCATTTATGGTTCACAACTAGGTCTAAACCTGGTTCAGGATATTCTTTTTGGCACACCTAAACCTCATTCGATTCAAACAGATCTGGGTATACTTGACCCTGATTATATCAATATTGTTTTTAATGGTCATGAACCCTGGACAGGTGTGGCAACTATCTATGCAGCCCGTGATGAAAAGGTTCAGAAGAGGGCCAGACAAGCAGGAGCTAAAGGACTTAGAGTCATAGGATGTATTGAAACAGGACAGGAACTGGCTCAACGCTTTGGTATGAATGATGTATTTGGGGGGTTAATTGGTAACTGGTTAGCGATTGAACCGGCATTAGCTACTGGTGCTATTGATGTCTTTGCTATGGATGAAAACTGTTCACCACCATATTTGAAGCCTTATGAAGATAAATTTCAGGTTACTCTGGTATCTGTCAGTGAGCTAGTTAGAATTCCTGGTGTAGAAAGGAATTATAATTATATGCCAGATAAGGTAGCTAATGTTGCTCAAGAACTAATCAGTTTAGGTATTGAGAATTTTAAAAAAAGAAAGGAAAGGGGTATTGAAGCATATGTACCCCAGATAACACAGGAGGCTATGGCCGGATTTTCAACAGAGGCTGTCCTGGAAACAGTAGGTGGTAATTTAGCTGCCCTGGTTGAGGTAATCAAAGAAGGTAAAATAAAAGGAATAGTGGCCCTGGTTAATTGTACAACTCTTCAAAATGGACCACATGATTATATGACAGTTAATTTGGCCAGGGAATTAATCAGAAGGGATATTATGGTAA
This window contains:
- a CDS encoding TraR/DksA C4-type zinc finger protein yields the protein MEKNRLIHYKKLLLKAKSELEAGLELMSNEEKKSLKESTGELSSYDNHPADQASNTYGRELDRGIRDNSLTLLTEVNDALAKVEEGRYGICQRCGEEIKEFRLEVVPQTSFCEKCKGIEENEGVRRRPLAEATIFPPFGHGFNDDNDQVEYDAEDCWQDLAQYGSSDSPQDNPAELVGDQSDKQTYTDSDEIVGSVGIEDSIFDDEIDDLEESDDEKTTFTGSAASNERKM
- the cooS gene encoding anaerobic carbon-monoxide dehydrogenase catalytic subunit, encoding MAREKSYRDVLDGRVSIHDSVQEMYEKRLSDGKMSNVFDRFDAQEKIRCNFCVEGVSCQLCTGGPCRISEKAGAERGTCGIDPDAMAMRDMLLRNVMGTGTYTHHAYNAFRTLKATAEGKTPFSIVDEQKLRDMAATVDVDNTGSKEEVALGLAGTMIDQLSSGYEGPTMMVDKYAPKYRKKKWKDTGLYPSGVFHEIKDSTASCLTNVDGYYVSMAKKALRLGIATIYGSQLGLNLVQDILFGTPKPHSIQTDLGILDPDYINIVFNGHEPWTGVATIYAARDEKVQKRARQAGAKGLRVIGCIETGQELAQRFGMNDVFGGLIGNWLAIEPALATGAIDVFAMDENCSPPYLKPYEDKFQVTLVSVSELVRIPGVERNYNYMPDKVANVAQELISLGIENFKKRKERGIEAYVPQITQEAMAGFSTEAVLETVGGNLAALVEVIKEGKIKGIVALVNCTTLQNGPHDYMTVNLARELIRRDIMVITGGCGCEGLETAGLACLKAIEQAGSGLKEICSKLQIPPVLPFGTCTDTGRISMVVTAIADFLDVDTSDLPVAVTAPQYLEQKATIDGMFSLAYGLYTHLSPTPPITGGENLVKLLTEDLEGISGGKVALGDEPAAVADDIEKHILQKRKALGI
- a CDS encoding DUF362 domain-containing protein, encoding MGKSKVWFIPVEKGDSPGDIDSKVIRLFETAVKDYSLIAKDDFVAMKIHFGERDNIGYVKPDYLKTLVSRIKDSGGKPFFTDTNTLYKGQRSNSVDHLIQAYQHGFTLDKIDAPVIIADGLMSKNFSRVEIAGKHFEAVNIANDILHSDVLIGISHLTGHVGACMGASIKNIGMGCASRSGKQVQHADVNPSVSADDCTACGQCVKWCPVEAIKIIDGNAVIDYEKCYGCAECITTCSFDAIAVSWAGTSKALQEKMAEYALGVIKDKRDKSLFFNFLIHISKGCDCLGDAQDAVIEDIGILLSVDPLAVDQASVDLLNERAEKDFLKELWSESGLDYRQQLNHAAAIGLGSREYKLIEL
- a CDS encoding aldose epimerase family protein: MEGNKDICSNVSIKPFGILKDGKEVFLYRLSNENGVQLEVINYGGIIKSLFVPDARGKFSDIVLGYNRLADYEKDPAHFGAVVGRYGNRIAGGEFVLDNKKYSLALNNQPGGKACHLHGGERGFDKIVWDAEPIIHDNAAGLRLHYLSRDGEEGYPGNLDVNINYLLTNENTLRIEYQGETDQATPINLTQHSYFNLKGEGEGDILGHFAYINADNYTPVDEGLIPTGEIAGVSDTPFDFRKTKKIVEDINQADQQLEYGGGYDHNYVLNGESGELTIAAQVYDEESRRQLEVWTTEPGMQFYTGNALDGSLVGKKGKAYQKNSGFCLETQHYPDSPNQDNFPDTILRPGEKYQTITEFRFSIR
- a CDS encoding N-acetylmuramoyl-L-alanine amidase family protein, producing the protein MFRFISCLLIVLVFFVFSMGTYNQAYALDKEIKEEVIKTVKIAAVMYLISRASDLFSDSADDKINGDVLQEDKQVVTSSSNSMSLDDKVIVIDPGHGGSDPGAIGVQGLKEKDINLDIALRLYELLNNKTKAEIYLTRDSDKFVSLNERSSFARSINADIYLSIHNNADDTGWQHGTETYAYYTTAKETWALAWYIHKNIVDKLGFLDRGLKADNFHVIRETPGINSILLEIGFLSNKEEEAILKKDITRERAAAAIYEGIVEYFTN